Proteins encoded within one genomic window of Dyadobacter chenhuakuii:
- the rplS gene encoding 50S ribosomal protein L19 produces the protein MSELIKLVEATIENRKSEYPEFTSGDTINVHVKIREGNKERVQQFQGTVMQRRNLSGSGETFTVRKISNGIAVERVFPILSPSIAKIELIRRGKVRRARLFFLRGRQGKAARIKELKVSK, from the coding sequence ATGAGCGAACTTATTAAACTCGTAGAAGCTACGATTGAAAATCGTAAATCCGAGTATCCTGAATTTACTTCAGGCGACACGATCAACGTACACGTTAAGATCCGTGAAGGTAACAAAGAGCGTGTTCAGCAATTCCAGGGCACGGTTATGCAACGTCGTAACCTTAGCGGAAGCGGTGAAACTTTCACAGTACGTAAAATCTCAAACGGCATTGCCGTAGAACGTGTTTTCCCAATTCTTTCACCAAGTATCGCTAAAATCGAATTGATTCGTCGCGGTAAGGTGCGTCGTGCACGTCTGTTCTTCTTACGTGGCCGTCAGGGTAAAGCCGCTCGTATTAAAGAGCTTAAAGTATCGAAGTAA
- a CDS encoding NAD(P)H-hydrate dehydratase, with protein sequence MKILNVEQIRALDAYTIENEPVSSLDLMERASKAFVRWFCDQFVNTRPVAIFCGKGNNGGDGLAIARILSSNNYDVQVYIVEYTDKASQDFQSNLARLKDHLQPVTITAQGSFPTLAPNVICIDALLGSGLSRPAEGLLAHVIDSLNALPNKLVSVDIASGLYADKSNQKDDPIIEPDFTVSFQLPKIAFMMPQNSKFVGSWHLVDIGLHEEFIKNAETPYHYTDKRTAEKLIKLRDKFSHKGTFGHALLMAGSYGKLGAAALSGKACLRSGVGLLTMHIPSCGYDIIQISIPEAMAITDQNAKHLSEVTDLTSYSAIGIGPGVGKDAATVQVVEQLLDGINADDIKARLMIDADALNILSENRHLLDKLPENTVLTPHPKEFQRLAGESKDEFERLQIGIDFAKKHKVIICLKGANTAVIHPNGEVHFNSTGNPGMATGGTGDVLTGIVTSLLAQKYEPETAAILAVYQHGLAGDRAAEQRGQSALIASDLVEHLGW encoded by the coding sequence ATGAAAATCCTAAATGTTGAACAGATTCGCGCACTGGATGCCTATACTATTGAAAATGAGCCGGTTTCGTCGCTTGATTTAATGGAACGGGCTTCAAAAGCATTCGTGAGATGGTTTTGCGACCAATTTGTAAATACACGCCCTGTTGCTATTTTTTGTGGCAAAGGAAATAATGGCGGGGACGGACTGGCGATTGCCCGGATTTTGAGCTCCAATAATTATGATGTTCAAGTTTACATCGTTGAATACACAGACAAAGCTTCTCAGGATTTTCAGAGCAACCTAGCCCGTTTAAAGGATCATTTGCAACCCGTTACTATCACTGCCCAGGGTTCATTCCCAACATTGGCACCCAACGTGATTTGCATTGATGCCTTATTAGGATCCGGTTTATCAAGACCCGCCGAAGGGCTGTTGGCGCATGTAATTGATTCTTTAAATGCACTTCCCAACAAGCTGGTTTCCGTCGACATTGCAAGCGGGTTGTATGCTGATAAAAGCAATCAAAAGGATGACCCGATAATAGAACCTGACTTCACCGTCTCATTTCAGCTGCCAAAGATTGCGTTTATGATGCCTCAAAACTCGAAATTTGTGGGTTCATGGCATTTGGTGGACATTGGTTTGCATGAAGAATTTATTAAAAATGCAGAAACGCCTTACCATTATACAGACAAGCGCACAGCAGAAAAACTAATTAAGCTAAGGGACAAGTTTTCTCATAAAGGCACTTTCGGGCACGCATTGCTTATGGCAGGGAGTTACGGCAAATTGGGCGCTGCCGCCCTTTCGGGCAAGGCTTGTCTCAGGTCCGGCGTCGGTTTGCTGACCATGCACATTCCATCCTGCGGATATGACATTATCCAGATTTCCATTCCCGAGGCAATGGCCATTACGGATCAGAATGCCAAACATTTAAGCGAAGTAACGGATCTCACATCTTACTCAGCCATCGGCATCGGCCCGGGCGTTGGCAAAGACGCTGCGACTGTTCAAGTTGTAGAACAACTGTTGGATGGCATCAATGCGGATGATATAAAAGCCAGATTGATGATTGATGCGGATGCCTTGAACATTTTGTCAGAAAACCGGCACCTGCTGGATAAATTACCCGAAAACACTGTCCTAACCCCACATCCCAAAGAATTCCAGCGCCTGGCAGGAGAAAGCAAAGACGAATTTGAACGCTTACAAATCGGCATTGATTTTGCCAAAAAACACAAAGTAATTATCTGTCTGAAAGGCGCCAACACAGCCGTTATTCATCCAAACGGCGAGGTGCATTTCAACTCCACCGGCAACCCCGGCATGGCCACAGGCGGCACCGGCGACGTGCTTACAGGGATAGTAACCAGTCTTTTAGCCCAAAAATACGAACCTGAGACAGCGGCAATCCTGGCAGTATACCAACACGGCCTGGCAGGTGACCGCGCCGCCGAGCAACGAGGACAAAGCGCGCTGATCGCTTCGGATTTGGTGGAGCATTTGGGTTGGTGA
- a CDS encoding BrnT family toxin, whose product MAPLKFDWDQGNEKKSLEKHLITNIEAESIFLDPKRKYRISNRSDEIRFLCTGKSCSNKILTSYYTIRNGKVRIIGTRVARISERKRYEKE is encoded by the coding sequence ATGGCGCCGTTAAAGTTTGATTGGGATCAAGGAAATGAGAAGAAATCCTTAGAGAAGCATCTCATTACAAATATAGAAGCAGAAAGCATTTTCCTGGACCCAAAACGGAAATACAGGATAAGCAATAGGTCGGATGAGATTCGTTTTCTTTGCACCGGCAAGAGTTGTTCAAATAAAATATTAACTTCATACTACACTATCAGAAATGGAAAAGTTAGGATCATTGGAACTAGGGTCGCCAGGATTTCAGAAAGAAAGCGATATGAAAAAGAATAG
- the feoB gene encoding ferrous iron transport protein B: MKQGNIKVALVGNPNAGKSTLFNALTGLRQKTGNFPGVTVEKKSGTFKLPGQSGQPDAAAIVVDLPGTYSIYPKSRDEVVVMDILANPAHPDFPDVVIVVVDASNLQRNLLLFTEISDLGLPCVLALNMLDVATSMNLTVNAVQLAMKLNVPVVRINARTGEGLNALKDAVRQMADRVEKPELAYFYEPKDNEIDLIADVRRMYDLDNDYVALQYVCQHDNFSFLETPARVALDKLIEKHEFDENGFLAAETVARYEKIKPIISKSVKSAGVTEQPYWTRKLDSILMHPFWGYVTFAAVLILVFQAIFSWATYPSDLLDAGIAATIEWTKAVLPQGFLNDLLTDGIMAGLGGILVFIPPIAILFALVSILEESGYMARVMVIMDKLMRKFGLNGRSVVPLISGVACAVPAIMTTRSISSRYERLLTILVTPLMSCSARLPIYTILIALVVPPTKVLGFLNIQGLVLFGLYFLGLAGALATAWILSLFIPRKEPGYFMLEMPSYKLPRWGHVAFTMYDSVKSFVLEAGKVIMAISIILWVLSTYGPGDKMERAEEKVVASMPQASEEQINAAISSARLENSYAGHFGHFIEPAIRPLGYDWKIGIALLASFAAREVFVGTMATIYSISGDFEDVPTVKERLIKEKNPETGGAMFTPAVCYSLLIFYVFAMMCMSTIAVVQRETHGWKWPLIQLAYLMVLAYVSAFVVYQVLS, encoded by the coding sequence TTGAAACAAGGGAATATAAAAGTTGCGCTGGTTGGTAACCCCAATGCCGGCAAGTCTACATTATTTAATGCATTAACCGGTTTACGCCAAAAGACCGGGAATTTTCCGGGCGTTACCGTTGAAAAAAAATCCGGAACATTCAAGCTTCCCGGCCAGTCGGGCCAGCCCGATGCTGCTGCCATCGTCGTAGATCTTCCGGGCACATATAGTATTTATCCCAAATCAAGGGACGAGGTTGTCGTAATGGACATTCTCGCCAACCCTGCCCACCCTGACTTCCCGGATGTCGTTATCGTAGTTGTCGATGCGTCGAATCTTCAAAGGAATCTGCTCCTTTTTACTGAAATCAGCGATCTTGGCCTGCCGTGTGTCCTGGCACTGAATATGCTTGATGTGGCTACGAGTATGAACCTGACGGTTAATGCCGTGCAGCTTGCTATGAAACTGAATGTGCCGGTCGTGCGCATCAATGCGCGCACAGGTGAAGGTTTGAATGCCTTGAAAGATGCGGTGCGGCAAATGGCGGATCGGGTTGAAAAACCGGAACTTGCCTATTTCTATGAGCCCAAAGACAACGAGATCGATTTGATTGCCGATGTCAGGCGTATGTATGACCTTGATAATGATTACGTTGCGTTGCAATATGTTTGCCAGCATGATAATTTCTCATTTTTGGAAACGCCGGCAAGGGTTGCGCTGGATAAACTGATTGAAAAGCACGAGTTTGATGAAAACGGCTTTCTGGCAGCTGAAACCGTTGCGCGCTATGAGAAAATAAAGCCGATAATTTCTAAATCAGTTAAGTCAGCAGGTGTAACCGAGCAACCTTACTGGACGCGAAAGCTGGACAGCATTCTGATGCACCCGTTTTGGGGATATGTTACCTTCGCTGCCGTCCTGATCCTGGTTTTCCAGGCCATTTTTTCATGGGCAACTTATCCCAGCGATCTGTTGGATGCGGGGATTGCGGCCACTATTGAATGGACAAAAGCAGTTTTGCCCCAAGGATTTTTAAATGATCTCCTTACCGACGGCATCATGGCCGGACTGGGAGGAATTTTGGTTTTCATTCCGCCGATCGCTATTCTTTTTGCGCTCGTATCAATTCTTGAAGAGTCGGGTTATATGGCACGGGTGATGGTGATTATGGATAAACTCATGCGCAAATTCGGTCTGAATGGCCGGAGCGTAGTCCCTCTGATCTCAGGCGTGGCCTGCGCGGTGCCTGCGATCATGACAACCAGGAGCATTAGCAGCCGTTATGAACGTTTACTGACGATTTTGGTAACACCATTGATGAGCTGTTCGGCCCGTTTGCCCATTTACACCATTCTTATTGCCTTGGTTGTGCCGCCTACAAAAGTGCTTGGCTTCCTCAATATACAAGGCTTGGTTTTGTTCGGATTGTATTTCCTCGGTCTTGCAGGTGCGCTGGCGACTGCCTGGATTTTGTCATTGTTCATTCCCAGAAAAGAACCCGGCTATTTCATGCTCGAAATGCCTTCATACAAGCTGCCGCGCTGGGGACATGTGGCATTTACCATGTATGACAGCGTGAAATCATTTGTGCTGGAAGCAGGAAAAGTGATTATGGCTATTTCGATCATTCTCTGGGTATTATCCACATATGGCCCGGGTGATAAAATGGAGAGGGCGGAGGAAAAAGTTGTTGCCAGCATGCCGCAAGCTTCTGAGGAACAAATTAATGCGGCCATTTCGTCCGCACGCCTGGAAAATTCCTACGCCGGCCATTTCGGTCATTTCATTGAGCCGGCAATAAGGCCATTGGGTTATGACTGGAAAATTGGCATTGCGTTACTCGCCTCATTTGCTGCTAGGGAGGTTTTTGTGGGAACAATGGCAACCATTTACAGCATCAGCGGTGATTTTGAGGACGTCCCGACGGTTAAGGAAAGATTAATAAAGGAAAAGAACCCAGAAACCGGCGGAGCCATGTTCACGCCAGCCGTTTGTTATTCGCTCCTGATATTCTATGTTTTCGCCATGATGTGTATGAGCACCATCGCCGTAGTTCAACGCGAAACCCACGGCTGGAAATGGCCGTTGATCCAGCTAGCCTATTTAATGGTGCTGGCTTATGTATCGGCGTTTGTGGTTTATCAGGTTTTGAGCTGA